From Apteryx mantelli isolate bAptMan1 chromosome 14, bAptMan1.hap1, whole genome shotgun sequence, the proteins below share one genomic window:
- the HIGD2A gene encoding HIG1 domain family member 2A, mitochondrial: MAAGPPPPLEPSPMPVFREEGFGDKFLRKTRENPLVPLGCLCTVGVLTYGLISFKRGNIRRSQLMMRARILAQGFTFAALLGGMVVTAMKSRK; the protein is encoded by the exons ATGGCGGCGGGGCCCCCTCCGCCGCTGGAGCCGAGCCCGATGCCCGTGTTCCGCGAGGAGGGCTTCGGGGACAAGTTCCTGCGCAAGACCCGCGAGAACCCCCTGGTGCCCCTCG GTTGCCTCTGCACCGTCGGCGTCCTGACCTACGGACTGATCAGCTTCAAGAGAGGCAACATCCGCCGGTCGCAGCTGATGATGAGGGCACGTATCCTGGCCCAGGGCTTCACCTTTGCAGCCCTTTTGGGAGGCATGGTGGTCACAGCGATGAAATCTAGGAAGTGA
- the NOP16 gene encoding nucleolar protein 16: protein MPKAKGKSRRQKFAYNLNRKRLYRSARRRAAPRIECSHVRHAWDPAKSVAQNLADMGLAEDPNKAVPIPRKKLLGMEVEIDEQEKGKKTVRKPYVVNEMEYEASLPEKKSNTLSRDLIDYVRYMIQNHGENYKDMARDEKNYYQDTPKQIKRKINVYKNFYPEEYKAFVASLKQEKMDVQ from the exons ATGCCGAAGGCGAAGGGGAAGAGCCGGCGGCAGAAGTTCGCCTACAACCTCAACCGCAAGCGGCTCTACCGCagcgcgcgccgccgcgccgcgccccgcatCGAGTG ctCCCACGTGCGCCATGCCTGGGACCCCGCCAAGTCGGTGGCGCAGAACCTGGCCGACATGGGCCTGGCCGAGGACCCCAACAAGGCCGTGCCCATCCCGAGGAAGAAGCTGCTG gggatggaggtggaaatcGATGAacaagagaaagggaagaaaactgtgCGAAAGCCCTACGTGGTGAATG AGATGGAATATGAGGCCAGTCTCCCTGAGAAGAAGTCAAACACACTCTCACGAGACCTCATTGACTACGTGCGGTACATGATACAGAACCATGGGGAGAACTACAAG GACATGGCTCGAGATGAGAAGAATTACTACCAGGACACTCCCAAGCAGATCAAGAGAAAGATCAATGTGTACAAGAATTTCTATCCTGAGGAGTACAAGGCTTTTGTTGCATCACTCAAGCAGGAAAAGATGGATGTGCAGTGA